A single window of Methanothermobacter marburgensis str. Marburg DNA harbors:
- a CDS encoding formate--phosphoribosylaminoimidazolecarboxamide ligase codes for MSKVNRDEILSILDGYSREDITVATLGSHTSLHILNGAKQEGFRTAVVCEKGREVPYQRFRVADEFIIVDKFSDIVNDDVQDKLRSMNSIIVPHGSFVAYAGLDHIENDFYVPMFGNRDILRWESERDLERKLMKEAGIRIPLKYTDPEEIDRPVMVKFPGARGGRGYFVASSTGEFNDKIDSMIERGWITEDDVDDAHIEEYVSGTNFCIHYFYSIMNDEVELMGMDSRFESNIDGLVRIPARDQLEINLDPSYVITGNHPVAMRESLLPQAFDMGDRMVEAASKIVPPGMNGPFCLQTMCTDNLEIVTFEMSARTDGGTNTFMHGSTYSYLLHGEGMSMGRRVAREIKVASETDRLPEIIT; via the coding sequence ATGAGTAAGGTAAACCGTGATGAGATACTCAGCATCCTTGATGGATACAGCAGGGAAGACATAACAGTTGCAACCCTTGGCAGCCACACATCACTCCACATACTCAACGGTGCAAAACAGGAGGGCTTCAGAACCGCTGTGGTATGTGAAAAGGGCCGGGAGGTACCATACCAGCGGTTCAGGGTTGCAGATGAATTCATAATTGTTGATAAGTTCAGTGACATTGTAAATGATGATGTTCAGGACAAATTAAGGTCCATGAACAGTATAATAGTCCCCCATGGATCATTTGTGGCCTACGCAGGCCTTGACCATATCGAAAACGACTTCTATGTCCCCATGTTCGGTAACAGGGACATACTGAGATGGGAATCCGAACGCGACCTTGAGAGGAAACTCATGAAGGAGGCTGGTATAAGGATACCCCTCAAGTACACTGACCCCGAAGAAATAGACAGACCAGTGATGGTCAAGTTCCCCGGGGCCAGGGGTGGCCGGGGATACTTTGTGGCGTCCAGTACAGGGGAATTCAACGATAAAATCGATTCAATGATTGAGAGGGGCTGGATAACCGAGGACGATGTTGATGATGCCCACATTGAAGAGTATGTATCAGGTACGAACTTCTGTATCCACTACTTCTACTCAATCATGAACGATGAAGTGGAGCTCATGGGTATGGACAGCCGCTTCGAGTCAAACATCGACGGCCTTGTAAGGATCCCTGCAAGGGACCAGCTTGAGATAAACCTGGACCCATCATATGTTATAACAGGTAACCACCCTGTTGCAATGAGGGAATCACTGCTTCCACAGGCATTTGACATGGGCGACCGTATGGTTGAGGCAGCCAGTAAAATCGTGCCCCCCGGTATGAACGGCCCATTCTGCCTTCAGACCATGTGCACAGATAACCTGGAAATCGTTACATTCGAGATGAGTGCCCGTACAGATGGGGGAACAAATACCTTCATGCATGGATCCACCTACAGTTACCTCCTCCATGGGGAGGGAATGAGCATGGGGCGGCGTGTTGCAAGGGAGATAAAGGTGGCCTCAGAGACAGACCGCCTGCCTGAAATCATAACATAG
- the comC gene encoding L-sulfolactate dehydrogenase: MRISAEEEVRIIKEILTAMEVPEEVSEIVADVTLDADLKGFSSHGIGRFPQYVEGLRCGTIKPHGDITIERETPSTALINGNHMFGHFVACRAMELAIEKARDTGVGLVGVHDSNHFGVAGYYSDMAVMNDMIGVVIANTEPAVAPIGGKTPILGTNPVAIGIPSNRHYVSVDMATSASARGKLLEAARKGESIPENIAMDADGNPTTDPELALKGSILPFGGHKGYALSFMIEILAGPLVGAAFGAAVKGTANPREMCTKGDLMMAIDPSKMVDLQEFKSSVDEFIEEVKSSGDVLIPGDIEAMNIKRGREEGIEVDEKLLQRLNEISDELGLDLKIKGL; encoded by the coding sequence ATGAGGATAAGTGCTGAAGAGGAAGTTAGAATCATAAAGGAAATACTCACCGCCATGGAGGTTCCAGAGGAGGTTTCAGAGATAGTGGCTGATGTTACCCTGGACGCGGACCTGAAGGGTTTCAGTTCACATGGAATCGGTCGTTTCCCCCAGTACGTTGAGGGGCTGCGATGTGGGACAATAAAGCCCCATGGTGACATAACCATTGAAAGGGAAACCCCCTCAACGGCCCTCATAAACGGTAACCACATGTTCGGACACTTTGTTGCCTGCAGGGCAATGGAACTTGCAATTGAAAAGGCCAGGGATACCGGCGTCGGGCTTGTTGGTGTCCATGACTCAAACCACTTTGGTGTTGCCGGATACTACTCGGACATGGCGGTCATGAACGACATGATAGGGGTTGTGATAGCAAATACAGAGCCTGCTGTGGCACCCATAGGTGGCAAAACACCCATCCTGGGAACAAACCCCGTGGCCATAGGGATCCCATCAAACAGGCACTATGTCTCGGTTGACATGGCAACCTCAGCATCCGCCAGGGGCAAACTCCTGGAGGCCGCCAGGAAGGGTGAGAGTATACCCGAAAACATAGCAATGGACGCCGATGGAAACCCCACAACCGACCCTGAACTTGCCCTTAAGGGGTCCATACTCCCCTTCGGTGGGCATAAGGGTTATGCGCTTTCATTCATGATAGAGATCCTAGCAGGTCCCCTTGTGGGGGCTGCCTTTGGGGCTGCGGTGAAGGGAACCGCGAACCCCCGGGAGATGTGCACCAAGGGCGACCTCATGATGGCCATAGACCCCTCAAAGATGGTCGACCTCCAGGAATTCAAATCCAGCGTGGATGAATTCATCGAGGAGGTTAAATCATCCGGGGACGTCCTCATACCCGGTGACATTGAGGCCATGAACATAAAGAGGGGGCGTGAAGAGGGAATAGAGGTGGATGAAAAGCTCCTTCAAAGGCTGAATGAAATATCAGATGAACTCGGCCTGGACCTCAAGATTAAGGGGTTATGA
- the psmB gene encoding archaeal proteasome endopeptidase complex subunit beta: protein MKDEKTLKGTTTVGITCKDGVVFATERRASMGNLIAHKATDKIFKIDEHIAATIAGSVADAQSLMKYLKAEAALYRMRNSERISIEAAAALAANILHSSRFYPFIVQTLLGGVDETGAKIYSLDPSGGMIPDRFVSTGSGSPVAYGVLEDRYADELYVDDAIDIAIRAIKSAMERDTYSGNGILVATVTEEEGFRMLSQEEIQKRLEDLN from the coding sequence ATGAAAGATGAAAAAACGCTGAAAGGCACCACAACTGTTGGCATAACATGCAAGGATGGAGTTGTTTTTGCCACAGAGAGAAGGGCCAGCATGGGCAACCTCATAGCCCACAAGGCCACAGACAAGATCTTTAAAATAGATGAACACATAGCAGCCACAATAGCGGGCTCAGTTGCAGATGCCCAGAGCCTCATGAAATACCTCAAGGCAGAGGCTGCCCTTTACCGCATGAGAAACTCAGAGAGGATAAGCATAGAAGCTGCAGCTGCACTTGCAGCCAACATACTTCACTCATCACGTTTCTACCCATTCATTGTCCAGACACTCCTCGGTGGTGTTGATGAAACAGGTGCAAAGATATACTCCCTTGACCCATCAGGGGGTATGATACCTGACAGGTTTGTATCAACAGGTTCAGGTTCACCCGTGGCCTACGGTGTGCTTGAGGACAGGTACGCCGATGAACTCTATGTTGATGATGCGATTGACATCGCCATAAGGGCCATAAAGTCAGCCATGGAGCGGGATACCTATTCGGGCAACGGCATCCTTGTGGCGACTGTCACAGAGGAGGAAGGCTTCAGGATGCTCAGCCAAGAGGAAATCCAGAAAAGGCTTGAAGACCTCAACTGA
- the comE gene encoding sulfopyruvate decarboxylase subunit beta, with amino-acid sequence MLTRIEAIERIVGVLDDEIVVCNLGFPSRELYSIKDSSRHFYMLGSMGMAPSIGLGLALSQDRRVVVLDGDGSILMNLGGLVTAAAQAPKNLVIVLLDNRCYGSTGSQCTYSDLIDLGDVAGSMGFNVIRFHEEPDFKRVLQEDGPVFAHVPVKPGNADVPVIDLSPEEIIERFMDEVRS; translated from the coding sequence ATGCTTACACGAATTGAAGCCATAGAAAGAATTGTGGGCGTCCTTGATGATGAAATCGTGGTATGCAACCTGGGTTTCCCATCAAGGGAGCTCTACAGTATCAAGGATTCGTCAAGACATTTCTACATGCTTGGATCCATGGGTATGGCCCCCTCCATTGGACTTGGCCTTGCCCTCTCACAGGATAGGAGGGTTGTGGTACTTGATGGTGATGGATCCATCCTCATGAACCTGGGGGGACTGGTAACAGCCGCTGCCCAGGCACCCAAAAACCTCGTCATAGTCCTCCTGGACAACAGGTGCTACGGAAGCACTGGTTCCCAGTGCACCTACTCAGATCTCATAGACCTGGGGGATGTTGCCGGGTCAATGGGATTCAATGTTATCAGATTCCACGAGGAACCTGACTTTAAGCGTGTCCTCCAGGAGGATGGGCCAGTTTTTGCCCATGTGCCTGTAAAACCTGGTAACGCGGATGTCCCTGTCATAGATTTAAGCCCTGAGGAGATAATTGAGAGGTTCATGGATGAGGTGAGATCCTAG
- the comD gene encoding sulfopyruvate decarboxylase subunit alpha, with the protein MKLDSSRAVYEGMKEAGIDFAVSVPCVNLRFVLEMVDSDPEIRHVPVTREEEGFGVAAGAYMAGKTTAMLMQNSGLGNSVNVLASLYSLYHIPITMIVSHRGTRGEFMEAQIPMGRATTDILDILKIPYSTPETPSEARESIMELTELSLKRRHPVAVLLEVAYW; encoded by the coding sequence ATGAAGTTGGATAGCAGCAGGGCTGTTTACGAGGGTATGAAGGAGGCGGGGATAGACTTCGCGGTCAGTGTCCCCTGTGTGAACCTCAGGTTCGTCCTTGAAATGGTGGACTCTGACCCGGAAATCAGGCACGTGCCTGTTACACGTGAGGAAGAGGGATTCGGTGTTGCAGCCGGCGCCTACATGGCCGGCAAGACCACAGCCATGCTGATGCAGAACTCAGGTCTCGGTAACTCCGTGAATGTCCTCGCATCACTCTACAGCCTCTACCATATCCCCATAACAATGATTGTAAGCCACAGGGGGACAAGGGGTGAGTTCATGGAGGCCCAGATCCCCATGGGAAGGGCCACGACCGATATACTTGATATCCTCAAAATACCCTACAGTACCCCTGAAACACCCTCAGAGGCAAGGGAATCCATAATGGAACTCACAGAACTTTCACTTAAAAGGAGGCATCCTGTGGCTGTGCTCCTTGAGGTTGCCTACTGGTGA
- the purM gene encoding phosphoribosylformylglycinamidine cyclo-ligase: protein MVTYSESGVDIDLEELTVSRLTSRLKGTLRYCDVISGAGHFAALVRMGDVAIAMSTDGVGSKILVAEMMSRYDTVGIDCIAMVVNDILCVGAKPAALVDYLAVEEPDPDVADEIGKGLARGAEIAQVAIIGGETASLPGIIRNLDLAATGIGFVDVDRIITGENVGEGDAVIGLESSGIHSNGLSLARKVFFDELKLSVNDEMPGSAKTVGEELLEPTRIYVDPIMRLLESGVSVHGLAHITGGGFGNLKRLNRDVGYHLDSLPEPQEIFRTIHEAGVDITEMYRVFNMGVGFCAVVSHDDLDDALDVLGDGAHHIGNVTPRKAEVALKTYTGESIKL, encoded by the coding sequence ATGGTAACCTATTCAGAATCCGGTGTGGATATAGACCTGGAGGAGCTGACCGTATCACGCTTAACCTCCCGGCTTAAGGGCACACTCAGATATTGTGACGTTATAAGCGGGGCCGGCCACTTCGCGGCCCTGGTCAGGATGGGTGATGTGGCCATAGCCATGAGCACCGACGGTGTCGGTAGCAAGATACTGGTCGCTGAGATGATGAGCCGGTACGACACCGTGGGGATTGACTGCATCGCGATGGTGGTAAACGACATACTATGTGTTGGCGCAAAGCCGGCGGCACTCGTTGACTACCTCGCAGTTGAAGAACCAGACCCTGATGTTGCTGATGAGATAGGTAAGGGCCTTGCAAGGGGTGCTGAAATCGCACAGGTGGCCATAATAGGTGGGGAGACAGCCTCCCTCCCAGGTATAATCAGAAACCTTGACCTTGCAGCCACAGGGATCGGTTTTGTGGATGTGGACCGCATAATAACCGGTGAGAATGTGGGGGAGGGTGACGCTGTTATAGGCCTTGAAAGCAGCGGTATACACAGTAACGGCCTGAGCCTTGCCCGTAAGGTGTTCTTTGATGAGCTGAAACTCTCAGTGAACGATGAAATGCCGGGCTCCGCTAAAACCGTGGGCGAGGAACTCCTTGAACCCACAAGGATTTATGTGGATCCCATAATGAGGCTCCTTGAGTCAGGGGTGAGTGTCCATGGCCTTGCCCACATAACAGGAGGGGGCTTCGGAAACCTCAAGAGACTCAACAGGGACGTTGGATACCATCTTGATTCCCTGCCAGAACCACAGGAGATATTCAGGACCATCCACGAAGCAGGGGTTGATATAACAGAGATGTACAGGGTTTTCAATATGGGTGTTGGCTTCTGTGCTGTTGTCAGCCATGATGACCTGGACGACGCCCTTGACGTCCTTGGTGACGGCGCCCACCATATCGGTAACGTAACACCCAGGAAAGCGGAGGTTGCCCTTAAAACTTACACCGGTGAATCAATAAAACTTTAG
- a CDS encoding beta-CASP ribonuclease aCPSF1, translating to MVSEMLEEIKRTIMQRLPERVQVAKVEFEGPEVVIYTKNPEIITENGNLIRDIAKDIRKRIIIRSDRSVLMDPEETIRRIHEIVPEEAKITNISFDDVTCEVIIEARKPGLVIGKYGSTSREIVKNTGWAPKILRTPPISSEIIERIRRTLRKNSKERKKILQQLGNRIHQKPKYENDWARLTAMGGFREVGRSCLYLQTPNSRVLLDCGVNVAGGDDRNSYPYLNVPEFTLDSLDAVIITHAHLDHSGFLPYLYHYGYDGPVYCTAPTRDLMTLLQLDHIDIAHREDEPLPFNVKHVKKSVKHTITLDYGEVTDIAPDIRLTLHNAGHILGSAMAHLHIGDGQHNMVYTGDFKYEQSRLLEPAASRFPRIETLVMESTYGGHEDVQPPRTRAEKELVKTIYSTLKRGGKILIPVFAVGRAQELMIVLEEYIRTGIIDEVPVYIDGMIWEANAIHTARPEYLSKDLRDQIFHMGHNPFISEIFHKVNGMDERREIVEGEPSIILSTSGMLTGGNSLEYFKWLCEDPKNSLVFVGYQAEGSLGRRIQKGWKEIPLKDEEDKMRVYNVKMNIKTIEGFSGHSDRRQLMEYVKRISPKPEKILLCHGDNYKTLDLASSIYRTYRIETKTPLNLETVRIQ from the coding sequence ATGGTTTCAGAGATGCTTGAAGAAATCAAAAGGACAATAATGCAGAGACTTCCTGAGAGGGTCCAGGTTGCAAAGGTGGAATTTGAGGGACCCGAGGTCGTCATTTACACCAAGAACCCCGAGATAATAACCGAGAACGGTAACCTAATAAGGGACATTGCAAAGGACATCCGCAAGAGGATAATAATAAGGTCCGACCGTTCGGTCCTCATGGACCCTGAGGAGACCATAAGGAGGATCCATGAGATAGTACCCGAGGAGGCGAAGATAACCAACATATCCTTTGACGATGTCACCTGCGAGGTCATCATCGAGGCAAGAAAACCCGGGCTCGTCATAGGTAAGTACGGCTCAACATCCAGGGAGATAGTCAAGAACACTGGATGGGCCCCCAAGATACTGAGAACACCTCCAATATCCTCTGAAATAATAGAGAGGATACGCAGAACCCTCAGGAAGAACAGTAAGGAAAGGAAGAAGATTCTGCAGCAGCTTGGAAATAGAATACACCAGAAACCAAAATATGAGAATGACTGGGCCCGCCTCACAGCCATGGGTGGCTTCAGGGAGGTGGGGAGATCCTGCCTCTACCTCCAGACCCCCAACAGCAGGGTCCTCCTTGACTGTGGGGTGAACGTTGCCGGTGGGGATGACAGGAACTCCTACCCCTATCTCAATGTCCCTGAATTCACACTGGACAGCCTGGACGCGGTGATAATAACCCATGCCCACCTTGACCATTCAGGGTTCCTGCCCTACCTCTACCACTACGGATACGATGGACCCGTGTACTGCACAGCCCCAACCAGGGACCTCATGACACTCCTGCAGCTTGACCACATAGACATAGCCCACAGGGAGGACGAACCACTTCCATTCAATGTTAAACACGTGAAGAAGAGCGTCAAACACACCATAACCCTGGATTACGGTGAGGTGACCGACATCGCACCGGATATACGGCTGACACTCCACAATGCAGGCCACATTCTCGGATCAGCGATGGCTCACCTCCACATAGGCGACGGCCAGCACAACATGGTCTACACAGGGGACTTCAAGTATGAGCAGAGCCGGCTCCTTGAACCAGCAGCCAGCAGGTTCCCGCGAATTGAAACCCTGGTTATGGAGAGCACCTACGGTGGACACGAGGATGTGCAGCCACCAAGGACGCGGGCAGAGAAGGAACTTGTGAAAACAATCTACTCCACCCTTAAGAGGGGCGGTAAGATACTCATACCGGTATTTGCGGTTGGAAGGGCCCAGGAACTCATGATAGTCCTTGAGGAGTACATAAGGACGGGTATAATCGATGAGGTCCCGGTGTACATAGACGGTATGATCTGGGAGGCCAACGCAATCCACACGGCAAGACCAGAGTACCTGAGCAAGGACCTCAGGGACCAGATATTCCACATGGGCCACAACCCCTTCATCTCAGAGATCTTTCATAAGGTCAATGGTATGGATGAGCGCAGGGAGATCGTTGAGGGAGAGCCCTCAATAATCCTATCAACATCGGGTATGCTGACAGGCGGGAACTCCCTGGAGTACTTCAAGTGGCTCTGCGAGGACCCCAAGAATTCACTGGTATTTGTGGGTTACCAGGCCGAGGGCTCCCTTGGTAGGAGGATCCAGAAGGGGTGGAAGGAGATCCCCCTCAAGGATGAGGAGGACAAGATGCGGGTCTACAATGTGAAGATGAACATAAAGACCATTGAGGGTTTCAGCGGTCACTCAGACAGAAGACAGCTCATGGAATACGTAAAGAGAATATCACCCAAGCCTGAGAAGATACTGCTCTGTCACGGTGATAACTACAAGACCCTTGACCTTGCATCCAGCATCTACAGGACGTACCGCATCGAAACAAAAACACCGCTGAACCTTGAAACGGTGCGTATACAGTGA
- the polB1 gene encoding DNA polymerase PolB subunit 1: MERYSMVLLDIDYLTVDEMPVIRLFGKDKSGNEPIIAYDSSFRPYIYAIPIDTERCLDDLAELGLEKLEVTERRDLGKPVEVIRIEFRHPQEVPKLRDRIRNLESVADIREHDIPFYRRYLIDRSIVPMAGIEFNGVEAESASSITSDDVRIIEITDGIQTSDSGFPQLDILSFDIEVRNPHGMPDPENDEIVMVGIAGNMGVESVISTRGEHLDFVERVGDEAAILERFAEIVREKKPDILVGYNSDNFDFPYLSRRAEILGVELDLGWDGSRIKTMRRGFANATAIKGTVHVDLYPVMRRYMNLDRYTLERVYQELFGEEKLDLPGDKLWEYWDREELRDELFRYSLDDVVATYRIAEKILPLNMELTRIVGQPLFDISRMATGQQAEWFLVRKAYQYGELVPNKPSHSEFSKRRGRRAVGGYVKEPERGLHENIVQFDFRSLYPSIIISKNISPDTLTDEKDCDCHVAPEYGYRFRKEPAGFVPSVIGEILSERVRIKGEMKRSDDPMERKILNVQQEALKRLANTMYGVYGYSRFRWYSMECAEAITAWGRDYIKRTIKIAEEFGFHTVYADTDGFYATYTGRRS; encoded by the coding sequence ATGGAAAGATACAGCATGGTGCTCCTTGACATCGACTACCTAACGGTCGATGAGATGCCCGTCATCAGGCTCTTTGGTAAGGACAAGTCAGGAAATGAGCCAATCATCGCATATGACAGTTCATTCAGGCCATACATCTATGCAATCCCCATCGATACAGAGAGGTGCCTGGATGACCTCGCTGAACTGGGACTGGAAAAACTTGAGGTCACAGAGCGAAGGGACCTTGGAAAACCGGTGGAGGTTATAAGGATAGAATTCAGGCACCCCCAGGAGGTTCCGAAGTTAAGGGATAGGATAAGGAACCTTGAATCCGTTGCGGATATAAGGGAACATGACATCCCCTTCTACCGGAGGTACCTCATTGACAGGTCAATCGTTCCAATGGCAGGGATAGAATTCAATGGCGTGGAGGCGGAGTCGGCATCATCCATCACATCAGATGATGTGAGGATAATTGAGATAACCGACGGGATACAAACATCTGATTCTGGCTTCCCCCAGCTGGACATCCTCAGCTTTGACATTGAGGTGAGAAACCCCCATGGGATGCCTGACCCTGAGAATGATGAGATAGTGATGGTTGGAATTGCCGGTAACATGGGCGTTGAATCGGTGATATCAACGAGGGGTGAGCACCTGGACTTCGTTGAAAGGGTTGGGGATGAGGCGGCAATCCTTGAGAGGTTCGCTGAAATCGTCAGGGAGAAAAAACCCGACATCCTTGTGGGCTACAACTCCGACAACTTCGACTTCCCCTACCTATCAAGGAGGGCCGAGATCCTTGGGGTGGAACTTGACCTTGGATGGGATGGCTCAAGGATAAAGACCATGAGGAGGGGATTTGCAAACGCAACAGCCATAAAGGGAACGGTGCACGTGGACCTCTACCCTGTGATGAGGAGGTACATGAACCTTGACCGCTACACACTTGAGAGGGTCTACCAGGAACTCTTCGGGGAGGAGAAGCTGGACCTTCCAGGCGATAAGCTCTGGGAGTACTGGGACCGGGAGGAGCTGAGGGATGAACTCTTCAGGTACTCCCTTGATGACGTCGTTGCAACCTACCGGATCGCAGAGAAGATTCTCCCCCTCAACATGGAGCTCACCCGTATAGTTGGCCAGCCCCTCTTTGACATATCCCGCATGGCAACCGGACAGCAGGCCGAATGGTTCCTTGTAAGGAAGGCATACCAGTACGGCGAACTTGTACCAAACAAACCATCACACTCGGAGTTCTCAAAGAGAAGGGGTCGCAGGGCCGTTGGAGGGTATGTTAAGGAACCTGAGAGGGGCCTCCATGAGAACATAGTCCAGTTCGACTTCCGCAGCCTATACCCCAGCATAATAATCTCAAAGAACATATCCCCGGACACACTCACCGATGAGAAAGATTGTGACTGCCACGTTGCACCGGAATACGGTTACAGGTTCCGTAAGGAGCCAGCAGGTTTTGTACCCTCGGTTATAGGCGAGATACTCTCTGAGAGGGTCAGAATCAAGGGGGAGATGAAGCGCTCAGATGACCCCATGGAGCGAAAGATACTCAATGTACAGCAGGAGGCCCTCAAGAGGCTTGCAAACACCATGTACGGGGTCTACGGTTACTCAAGGTTCAGGTGGTATTCAATGGAGTGTGCAGAGGCCATAACCGCATGGGGAAGGGATTACATAAAGAGGACAATAAAAATAGCCGAGGAATTCGGTTTCCATACGGTTTATGCAGATACAGATGGTTTCTACGCAACATACACAGGGAGGAGGTCCTAG